Within Mycobacterium botniense, the genomic segment CCCAGTTCACCGAGTACGTGCACTGTTGCGCCGCGCAGTGCAGGCGGCTGATACTCGATCTCAGTGGCGTGGAATTCTTTGGTACAGCTGGTTTTTCAGCTCTGCACATGATCAGTGCGCGCTGCGCGGACGCCGACGTGTCGTGGACTGTGGTGCCCAGCCGCGCCGTGTCGCGGGTACTGCAGATCTGCGACCCCGACCACCTCCTGCCGACCGTGGAATCAGTGGCCGAAACAGTGGCGGTGGCGCCGGCGGACCCCTGGGAGCAGCGGCGCCTATTGCAACTGGTCTCGCAGCCGTGCGAGGGATTTGGCGAGCAGGCGTGACACGTGCATCTGGGAGATCCCGATCCGCTCAGCGATCTGGGTCTGGGTCATCGACTCGAAGAACCTGAGCACCACCACTGTTCGTTCGCGCTCGGGTAACGCGCTGAGCAAGGGACGCAGCGCCTGCTGGTTTTCGATCCGCTCCAGCCGGGCATCGACGTCGCCGAGGGTGTCGGCGATGGCGCGGACGTCGTCGTCACCGCCGCCGCTGCCGCTGTCGATCGACAACGTGTTATAGGAGCTGCCCGCCACCAGGCCCTCGACCACCTCAAGACGGTCCATGTCGAGTTCCTCGGCCAGTTCTGAGGCGGTGGGCGCCCGCCCGAGCCGTTGCGACAGCTCCGCAGTGGCGGTGCCCAGTCGCAAATGCAGCTCCTTGAGCCGCCGCGGAACCTTCACCGACCAGCTGTTGTCCCGAAAGTGGCGCCGGACCTCGCCCATGATGGTCGGGACCGCAAAAGACACGAAATCGGATCCCGCGCCCACATCGAACCGCGCGACCGCGTTCACCAGCCCCACCCGTGCCACCTGCACGAGGTCCTCACGCGGCTCGCCGCGGCCTTCGAAGCGCCGCGCGATGTGATCGGCCAACGGCAAACAGCGTTCCACGATCTTGTCGCGCTGACGCTGAAACTCCGGCGAGCCGGCATCAAACGCGGCCAGCTCACCAAACATGTCCACAACATCGGCGTAGTCGTGAGGCCGTTCCTGAGGTCGCGAAGCCGAGCTACCGCCAGCCCGCGACGTCACCTGGCAGAGCCCGTCCGTCGGGTCGTCAGGGTGATGCCGAATACCCCGCCGGCTGCGCCGGGCCGGTGATCATCGTGGAAGGTTCGTACGTCGTCGGCCAGCGATGTCAGCACATGCCAGCTGAAACTGCCGGGTGCCACCACATCGAAGGTCGCGCAGGTCGTGGAGGCTTCGATCACCACCTCGTCTGCGCGCGGATCCACAACCACCACAAGCGTGGCGTCGGGGGTCGCCGAGCGGATCAACCGGGTGCAGACTTCGTCGACCGCCAGCCGCACATCGGCTACCGCGTCGAAATCGAGATCCTCGAAGGTGCCGATCGCACCGACCAGCGTGCGCACTATCGCCAGATTCTCCAGACGCGCCGCGACCCGCAGCTCCACGGCGCGCTCACCCCGTCGATGCTTGCCACCCGGCAATTCGGCGGTCATGTGGCCTCCCGGACGTACCGGACCGACACTACCCCAGGGCTGCACCGGGTTAGTCATAATAGCCGCCGGGTACTCGGCTGGTGAGAGACGACACCGGCCAGACCGAACCGCATCGGGCATGGCGGCCGGGGCGAACAGCCGTGATCGCAGGGGTCATGCTGCTGGTGTTGATCTCGGTCGCAGTGATGGTGTACGTGATGGCTGTTGTGATCGTTTCCCCCATGATGGGATGAGGGCTGTCGCTCGCTAGTGCTGTGCGTGCTGGCTCGGTGCAAGTCATGGTCCCAGGTAATACCCGCTCACCGCAGCGGCTCAAACAACCACACAGCTGCACTGTCAGGGCAGCCGACCGACGGATCAACCGACGGATCGACCGACGGATAAGGAGATCGGGATGCACAACCGCGACCAACGTTCCGACGAAATCCCTATCGCCGACGCCGTCGAGCAACACCAAGAAACCGCGCCGGTGCCAGACGCGCCCGACACGCCCGACCCGCCGACTGAGGCCGATCCGCGTGACTGGCATGAGCAACTGCTGGAATTCGGTGATGACGACCGCGACGAGTACCGGGGATAATCCCGGCCCGCCACACCTACGCTTGGTGGTGTGAGGCACGTTCTGCTGCGCGCAGCCGTCTTCCTGGGTTCGTGGGCGATTGGACTGCGGGTGGCGGCGTGGCTGGTTCCCGGTGTTTCGGTGTCGGCACCCGGGTTCACTGTCGCCGTCGTGGTGTTCTCGGCCGCGCAGGCGATGCTTTCACTGGTGCTGTTGAAGCTGCCCCGCGCCTATGCGTCGCTGTCGCTGGGGGGCGCCGGGCTGGTGTTGACCCTCGCCGCGCTGAGTCTCGCCGCGGTGTTGACTGAGGGCCTCCACATCGGCGGCATGACCTCCTGGGTCGCTGTCACGGTTGTCGTGTGGCTGGTGACAACGGTTGGCGCGATTTCGGTGCCCGACGCGTTGTTTCGCGGCGAAGCCGCCGCGACCGAAGAAAGCGAGGGAAAAGAGCGCTCCGGGCCGCGCGGACAGCGCGGATAGCCGCATGGCCTGCCCGGGGCATTCGTCAGAGGCCGCCCGGAAGGGGAGCTGATGGGAGACACGCATCACGACCCGATCGACCATTGCCGCACCACGCAACCGCATGCCGGTATCACGATGAAAGACAACTTCTTCTGGCCGGGGTTCATTCTGCTCGCGGTCGCATTGTTGGGGGCGGTCAGCACCGTGGCGGCCGCCGCCTACCACCATTACGAGTGGCTGGCGACGACGGGACTGATCACCGCACTCGCGACCGTCGCCGCGGTGCTGTGGTTCATGTCCGAGCGGCGCCGCGTCCTGCGCATCGAGCAGCGCTGGCAGGCGGCCGGTCCAGACAGCCGGAGCGGGGAGCGCACCGGATCCACGTCAGCCGAGTAGGGCCGGGCCCGCGATCGGAGGTGCACCCATCGTCCGTGCCAGCACCATCGGCACAAACCAGCCGGCCCCTGCCATGCCCACCAGCTACCGCGCTCACGCCACACGCGGTAATGCGCACGAGCGCCCAGACGCCCGCCGCCCAGCACAGGGCCGGTGCCCCGAACGCCAGCAGGGTAAACCGCCAGCCAGTCGGGGCTAGGCCAGGTCGCGCAATGCCGCGTGCAGAGCGGCTACCGCCACGTCGATATCGGCGCGCGACACGGTCAGTGCCGGACGAAACCGCACACTGTCGTCTCCGCTGGGCAACACGATCACCTGACGCTGCCACAGCCGACGGATCAGCTCATCCCGCGTGGCGCGGGTGGGCAGGCTGAACGCACACATGAGGCCGCGCCCGCGGGGATGGCGCACCAATCCCGGGAACTGGGCGGCCAACTCGCCGAGCCGGGCTTGTAAATAGCGTCCGTGCTCACTGGCCTGATCGAACAACCCCTCCGCGTCGATCACCTCGAGGACGCGCCGCGCCCGGACCATGTCGACGAGGTTGCCGCCCCAGGTGGAGTTGAGCCGGGACGGGACACGAAACACGTTATCGGCGACCTCGTCGACGCGCCGGCCTGCCATCACCCCGCAGACCTGTGTCTTTTTGCCGAATGCCACCACGTCGGGCAGCACACCGAATTGCTGGTAGGCCCATGCGGTTCCGGTCAAACCGCAGCCGGTCTGCACCTCGTCGAAGATCAGCAGCGCATCGTATTCATCGCACAACTCGCGCATCGCGGCGAAGAACTCGGGCCGGAAATGCCGATCGCCACCTTCGCCTTGGATGGGTTCGGCGATGAAGCAGGCGATGTCGTGCGGATGCGCCTCGAACGCCGCGCGGGCCTGCCGCAACGACTCGGCTTCGGCCGCGGCGACATCGACGTCCGGACCGATGCACGGCGCGTCGATCCGGGGCCAGTCGAATTTCGGGAACCGTGCGACGGCGGTGGAACCACTGTTGGTCAGCGACAGGGTGTAGCCGCTGCGGCCGTGAAACGCCCCGCGCAGGTGCAAGACCCGCGTGCCGAGCGCGGGATCGATACCGCGTGCCTCGTTGTGCCGGCTCTTCCAGTCGAACGCCACCTTGAGCGCGTTCTCCACCGCCAGGGCTCCGCCTTCGATGAAGAACAGATGCGGCAGCGCGGGGTCGCCCAGCACCCGGGTAAAGGTTTCCACGAAACGGGCCATCGGCACCGAATACACATCGGAGTTGCTGGGCTTGTTCAGCGCGGCCTCGGCCAGTTCGGCACGGAACTCGTCGTCATCGGTGAGTGCCGGGTGGTTCATGCCCAGCGCCGAGGACGCGACAAAGGTGAACATGTCCAGGTAGCGCCGACCGTCCCGGGCATCGACCAGATAAGAGCCGCGCGAGCGGCGCAGGTCGAGCACCAGGTCGAACCCGTCGACCAGCATGCTGCGCGCCAGGATCACCTGAACCTGGCCGGGTTCGACTGGGCGTGCGACCGGCGCCACAACAGCCATGATCACCATGATACCGCGTATTTTTACGGAATTCTGATGGCACACCGTAACTATTACGGTATATACTGTCGGCCACTGTAAAATGTCTGTAAGATAATGGTGCTTCGGGTGCGCACGTTCGCCGTGGTGCGGATGCGTTGCAGCAAATCTTCGAGCGCGCGCGCGGATTCGACGCGCACCAGCAGGATGTAGCTTTCCTCACCGGCCACCGAGTGACACGACTCGATCGCCTCGATGTGTTCGAGACGAGCGGGCGCATCATCGGGCTGAGAAGGATCGAGAGGGGTGATCGCCACGAACGCCGACAGCTGCTGGCCCACCGCTTCGGGGTTGATCCGCGCCGTGTACCCGGTCACCACACCGCGCGATTCCAGCCTGCGCACCCGCGACTGGACCGCCGACACCGACAGGCCGGTGCTCGCGGCCAGCTGTGACAGGGTGGCCCGGCCGTCAGCGACCAGCGCGCGCACCAGAATCCTGTCGATCTCGTCCAGTGCGTCACCCATGGGCGGAGACTATCGCAGCGGCGGCGGCCGATGAGCCCCGCAAAGATGTTACCCACATGGCGGCTGCGGGCGCGTTTTGCCGCCGGGCTTTCGGCCATGTACGCCCGCGAGGTACCCGCCTATTCCACGCTGCTGCGGGTATGCGCGCAGGTCAACCACGAGTACGCGGCGCGCAACCCGGCCGCCGAGCGGCTGGGCTCGCTGCACCGGGTGACCGCCGAGCGCCACGGCGCCATCCGGGTGGGCAGCCCGGCCGAACTGGCCGACGTCGCTGACCTGTTCGCCGCTTTCGGCATGCTGCCGGTGGGCTACTACGATCTGCGTGACGCCGCCTCGCCTATTCCGGTGGTGTCAACAGCTTTCCGCCCTGTCGACGCAGAAGAGTTGGCGCGCAACCCGTTTCGGGTCTTCACCTCGATGCTGGCGCTGCGCGACTCGCGGTTTTTCAGCACCGATCTGCGTGCACGGGTGCAGGCTTTCCTCGACCGGCGGCAGCTGTTCGACCCCGCGCTGATCGCACAAGCCCGGTCGATCGCCGCCGACGGCGGTGCCGACGCCGACGCGGCCGAAACCTTCGTCGGGCAGGCGGTGGCGGCGTTCGCCCTGTCACGTGAGCCGATCGACAAATCCTGGTATGACGAGCTGTCGCGGGTTTCCGCGGTGGCGGCCGATATCGCCGCGACGGGCTCCACCCACATCAACCACCTGACGCCGCGGGTGCTCGACATCGACGCACTTTATCGGCGGATGAGCGCGCACGGTGTCACCATGATCGATGCCATTCACGGCCCGCCCCGTACCGACGGCCCCGCTGTGCTGCTGCGTCAGACGTCGTTTCGCGCCCTCGCCGAACCACGCCGATTCCGCATGCGCGACGGAACCCTCGCCGAGCAGACGGTGCGGGTCCGCTTCGGCGAGGTCGAGGCGCGCGGCGTGGCGCTCACCCCGAAAGGCCGCGGGCGCTACGATGCCGCGATGGCCGCACCCGATCCGGCGCAGGTGTGGGACGACTACTTCCCGTCGACCGATGCACAGATGGCCGCCCAGCAGCTGGCCTATTACCACCGCGGTGACCCGTCCAAACCCATTGTGTACGAGGACTTCCTGCCCACCTCAGCGGCGGGCATCTTCCGCTCCAACCTGGATCGCGACAGCGAGGCCGCTGCGGGCGCCGACGAGTCCGGTTACACCGCGAGCTGGATGGCCGGTGCCGTCGGCCGTCCCATCTACGACCCCGACGCCCTCTACGAGACGCTTTCCCGGGAGGCAGCGTCGTGACCGAGAATCCGAACGCGCCGGCCGCCCGGCTGCCGACCGCCGACGAGCTGCGCACGCGGGTGCTGCGCGTCTTCGACGTGATCGGCGCCGCCGGATCAGCGGCCGCCCGGCTCGGCGAACCGGGGGGACAGGGGTTGCCGGCCGGCACGCCGATCACCGGCGACGTGTTGTTCACCGTCGCGCAAACCGATGACGCCGACTGTGTGATATCCGATGCGGCACAAGCTTTTCCGGTTTGGCGCGCTACCCCGGCGCCGGTGCGCGGTGCGCTCGTCGGCCGTCTGTGCGAGCTGCTGCGCACCTACCGGAACGCTCTGGCGGGGCTGGTGACGGTCGAGGTGGGCAAGATCACCTCCGAAGCGCTGGGCGAAGTGCAGGAGATGATCGACGTCTGCCAGTTCGCGGTGGGCCTGTCCCGCCAGCTCTACGGGCGCACCATCGCCTCCGAGCGCCCGGGACATCGGCTGCTGGAGACCTGGCATCCGCTCGGTGTGGTCGGGGTGATCACCGCGTTCAACTTCCCGGTGGCGGTGTGGGCGTGGAACACCGCGGTCGCCCTGGTGTGCGGGGACACCGTGGTGTGGAAACCCTCCGAGCTGACCCCGTTGACGGCGCTGGCCTGCCATGCCCTGGCGGTCCGGGCCGCCCATGATGTCGGTGCGCCGCCGCAGGTCGCCGGCCTGCTGCTGGGCGGGCGCGACGTCGGCGCACAGCTGGTCGATGACCCGCGCGTCGCGTTGCTGTCGGCGACCGGCTCGGTGCGGATGGGCCGGCAGGTCGGTCCCCGCGTCGCCGCACGTTTCGGCCGGGTGCTGCTGGAGTTGGGCGGCAACAATGCCGCCATTGTCACGCCCGCGGCCGACCTGGACCTGGCGGTGCGGGCCATAGTGTTCGCCGCGGCCGGCACCTGCGGGCAGCGCTGCACCACGCTACGCCGGCTGATCGTGCACCACTCGGTGGCCGAGGAGGTGGTGCAGCGCATCGTCTCGGCCTACCGGCAGCTGCGCATCGGGGATCCGTCGCAGCAGGGCACGCTGGTCGGCCCGTTGATCCACGAGCGGGCCTACCGCGACATGGTGGGCGCGCTGCAGCAGGCGGCCGCCGACGGCGGCGAGGTCATCGGCGGCGAGCGCCACCTCGCCGGGCTGTGCGAGAGTGCCTACTACGTCGCGCCCGCGGTGGTGCGGATGCCCGCGCAGACCGCCATCGTGGCCACCGAGACGTTCGCGCCGATCCTCTACGTGCTGACCTACCATGACCTCGATGAGGCGATTGCTCTGAATAACGCTGTTCCGCAGGGTCTTTCGTCGGCGATCTTCACCACCGACCTGCGCGAAGCGGAGCGCTTCATCGACGGATCCGACTGCGGGATCGTCAACGTCAACATCGGAACATCGGGCGCGGAAATCGGCGGCGCGTTCGGCGGCGAAAAGCACACCGGTGGCGGGCGGGAAGCCGGGTCGGACGCCTGGAAAACCTATATGCGGCGGGCAACCAACACCATCAACTACTCCGGTGAGATGCCCCTCGCGCAGGGTGTGCAGTTCGGGTAACGTTCGCGCGCGGCGTTTTCGCCCGCATCGATGTGCTGGGCGAGGCCTCTTATGCTCACGGTATGGCGCAGCGTCGGACGGTCTATGCCACCCATCCGCGCTATACCGACCATGACTTTCGCGGCCATCCCGAAAACGCAGACCGAATTCGAGCCGTCTGGCGGGGATTAGATGAGAGCGGCTTGAGTGCGCGCATGCAGTCGCTGCAGCCGGAGCCCGTCGATACCGGTGCCATCCTCGCCGTGCACAGCGCCGAGTATCTCGACATGCTCGGCCGCGTCAGCGCCCTGGATCGCATCACGTTCCTCGACGCCGACACCTATGTCGGCCCGGACGCGCTGACGATCGCGCGGTTGTCGGCCGGCGGTGTCGTCGGCGCGGTCGATGCGGTCTTGACCGGACGAGCCGACAACGGGCTGGCGGCAATCCGCCCGCCGGGGCATCACGCCGTTGCCGATCGGGGCATGGGGTTTTGCCTTCTGGGCAATGTCGCGATCGCCGCGCGCCACGCCCAGACCCACCACGACGTCGACCGTGTCCTGATCATCGACTACGACGTGCATCACGGCAACGGCACCGAGGCGATGTTTTACGAAGATCCGTCGGTGCTGTACATCTCGGTGCATCAGCAGCCGCTTTACCCGGGCACCGGCGCAGCCACCGACATCGGTGCCGGCCCGGGCGCGGGATACACCCTCAATATCCCGCTTCCGCCCGCAAGCGGCGACACCGGCTACGCGACGGTGTTCGATCGGATTGTCTCGGTTGCCGCCGAGCGCTTCGGCCCGCAGTTGATCCTGGTGTCGCTGGGTTTCGACGCCTACTGGGCCGACCCGCTCGCCGGGATGCAGCTGACATTGAGCGGCTATTCGCATCTTGCCGCCGAGGTGATGCGGATTGCGCAGCGGTGTTGTGCGGGCAGGGTGGTTTTCGCGCTGGAAGGCGGCTACCACCCGGATGCGCTCCGTGACGGGGTGAGCAATGTGGCGCGCATCCTGCTCGGCGAGCCCCCGACCGATCCGCTGGGCCCACCGCCGCGGCCGCGACCAGAGCCCGACATCTCGGCCGTGGTGTCGACGATCCAATCGCTGCACCGACTCTAATCCGGCGCCGTCCGGGGCGGGGCTGCGGGCGCCGGCACACGACATGCGCGGCTCCCCAGGTGCCGGACCGCTGGTCACGATCGTCACATACGCACAACGAAAAAGCGGGGACCAAAAGCGGAGACCAGTAGTATCGGCGACATGCGGGCGACACGGCGGCGGCTCTCCCCCGAGGATCGCCGCGCGGAGTTGCTCGCGCTGGGGGCGGAGGTTTTCGGTCAGCAGCCCTACGACGAGGTCCGTATCGACGAGGTCGCCGAGCGTGCCGGTGTGTCGCGCGCGCTGATGTATCACTATTTCCCCGACAAGCGGTCGTTTTTTGTGGCGGTCGTGAAGCACCAGGCCGACCAGCTGATCGAGGCCACCAGCCACCTGCCGCTGCCGGGTATGACGCTCTTCGAGGAAGTGCGGACCGGCGTTCTGGCGTATATGGAGTACCAACAGCAGCATCCGCATTCGGCGTGGGCGGCCTATGTGGGCATCGGGCGCTCAGATCCGGTCCTGCTCGGCATCGACGACGAGGCCAAGGATCGCCAGCTAGCGCATATCATGACCCGCATCATCGAGGTCGAAGGTCCCGGAACTGAACTGGATCCGAAGGTCGAGCAGCACCTCAAGGTGATCGTCTACGGCTGGCTGGCGTTCACTTTCGAGCTGTGCCGGCAGCGGATCATGCACCCGTCCACCGACGCGGGTCAGCTCGCCGACGCCTGCGCCCACGCGTTGCTGGACGCGGTCGGCCGAGTGCCCGGGATTCCTGCCTCGCTGGCCGACGCCATTGCCCGCGAGCGGCGGTGACGCTTGGCACCATGGCGCAGTGAGCACTGCGTCTGCTGACCCGCTGAGCCGGTTCAGCGCCGTGACCCGCGCCTGGTTCGCCACCACCTTCGACGCGCCCACCGCAGCGCAGGCCGGCGCCTGGGCCGCGATCGCCGACGGTGACCACACGCTGGTGATCGCGCCGACCGGGTCCGGGAAAACCCTGGCGGCATTCCTGTGGGCCATCGACAGCCTGGCCGGCGCTGCCGAGCGGCGCCCGGGCACCCGGGTGCTGTACGTGTCACCGCTTAAGGCGCTGGCGGTCGACGTCGAGCGCAACCTGCGCGCCCCGCTGGCCGGGATCAGCCGAATCGCCGAGCAACGCGGCCTGGCCAGGCCGCAGATCAGGGTGGGTGTGCGTTCGGGCGATACTCCGCCGGCGCGGCGCCGGCAACTCATCGCCGAGCCGCCTGATGTGCTGATCACCACCCCCGAGTCATTGTTTTTACTGCTGACCTCGGCGGCCCGGCGCACCCTCAGCGCCGTGCAGACGGTCATCGTCGACGAGGTGCACGCGATTGCCGGCAGCAAACGCGGCGCGCATCTGGCGCTGTCCCTGGAGCGGCTCGATGACCTGCTGCACCGGCCCGCGCAGCGCATCGGATTGTCGGCCACGGTACGTCCGCCCGAGGAGGTGGCGCGGTTTTTGTGCGGCCAGTCCCCGGCCACCATCGTCATGCCGCCCGCGCCAAAGACCATCGAGCTCACCGTGCAAGTGCCGGTCCCCGATATGGGCAACCTGGCCTCCGGCAGCATCTGGCCTGATGTGGAGGCGCGCCTGGCCGACCTGATCGACGCACACCAGTCGACGATTGTGTTCGCCAACTCGCGACGACTCGCCGAACGACTCACCGCGCGGCTCAACGAAATTCACGCCGAACGGTGCGGAATCCCGTCGGCGGCGGGTGCGAACCCCCAGGTGGCCGGCGGTGCGCCCGCCCAGCTGCTGGGCAGCGGCCAAACCTGCGGAGCGCCGCCGGTGCTGGCCCGCGCCCATCACGGTTCGATCAGCAAAGAGCAACGCGCCGCCGTTGAAGAGGCTCTCAAACACGGGCAGCTCAAAGCCGTGGTGGCGACCTCGAGCCTGGAGCTGGGCATCGATATGGGTGCGGTCGACCTGGTCGTCCAGGTGGGCGCCCCGCCGTCGGTGGCCAGCGGTTTACAGCGCACCGGCCGGGGCGGGCATCAGGTCGGCGAGGTATCGCGCGGGGTGCTGATCCCTCAGCACCGCACCGAGCTGATCGGCTGCGCGGTGGCCGTGCAGCGCATGCTCGCCGGGCAGATCGAGACAACGAGGGTGCCCGCCAACCCGCTGGACATCCTGGCCCAGCACACCGTGGCGGCAGCCGCGATGGAACCGCTCAACGCCGACCGGTGGTTCGACACGGTGCGCCGCAGCGCCCCGTTCGCGACGCTGCCGCGCAGCGCTTTCGAGGGGGTCCTGGACCTGCTGTCTGGTAAGTACCCGTCCACCGCGTTCGCCGAACTGCGGCCGCGGCTCGTCTACGACCGCGACACCGGCATGGTGACGGCGCGCCCGGGCGCCCAGCGGCTGGCCGTGACGTCGGGCGGCGCAATCCCGGATCGGGGGCTGTTCAGCGTCTACCTGGCCACCGACTCCGAAAAGCTGTCGCGGGTCGGTGAACTCGATGAGGAGATGGTCTACGAATCGCGGCCCGGTGATGTCATCGCGTTGGGGGCGACCAGCTGGCGGATTACCGAGATCACCCATGACCGGGTGCTGGTCATACCCGCGCCGGGGCAGCCGGCCCGCCTGCCGTTCTGGCGGGGAGACGACGCGGGGCGCCCGGCCGAACTGGGCCGCGCGCTGGGCGCGTTCACCGCCGAGCTAGCCGGCCTCGATCACGACACATTTCAGAGACGCTGCGCCGACGTGGGTTTCGATGATTACGCGACTGACAATTTGTGGCGGCTGATCGAGGATCAGCGCAGCGCCACAACAGTGGTACCCACCGACACCACACTGGTGGTCGAAAAGTTCCGCGACGAGTTAGGGGACTGGCGGGTGATCCTGCACTCACCCTACGGGCTGGGGGTGCACGGCCCGCTCGCGCTGGCGGTGAGCCGGCGGCTGCGGGAACGCTACGGTATCGACGAGAAACCGGCCGCCGCCGACGACGGCATCGTGGTGCGCTTGCCCGACACCGTCCCGGATGCCGACGATCTCGCCGGCACGCCTCCGGGCGCCGAGTTGTTCGTCTTCGACCCCGACGAGATCGACGCGATCGTCACCGACGAAGTGGGGGGTTCGGCGCTGTTCGCGGCGCGGTTTCGCGAATGCGCGGCCCGTGCCCTGCTGCTGCCGCGCCGGCACCCGGGCCGCCGCTCACCGCTGTGGCACCAACGCCAGCGGGCGGCCCGGCTGCTGGACGTGGCCCGCAACTACCCCGATTTCCCGATGGTGCTGGAGACGGTGCGCGAATGCCTGCAGGACGTGTACGACGTGCCGGCGCTGACCGCCCTGATGGCCGATATCGCCGCCCACCGGGTGCGGGTGGTGGAGGCACAGACCGCGACACC encodes:
- a CDS encoding TetR/AcrR family transcriptional regulator, with translation MRATRRRLSPEDRRAELLALGAEVFGQQPYDEVRIDEVAERAGVSRALMYHYFPDKRSFFVAVVKHQADQLIEATSHLPLPGMTLFEEVRTGVLAYMEYQQQHPHSAWAAYVGIGRSDPVLLGIDDEAKDRQLAHIMTRIIEVEGPGTELDPKVEQHLKVIVYGWLAFTFELCRQRIMHPSTDAGQLADACAHALLDAVGRVPGIPASLADAIARERR
- a CDS encoding RNA polymerase sigma factor SigF, with translation MTSRAGGSSASRPQERPHDYADVVDMFGELAAFDAGSPEFQRQRDKIVERCLPLADHIARRFEGRGEPREDLVQVARVGLVNAVARFDVGAGSDFVSFAVPTIMGEVRRHFRDNSWSVKVPRRLKELHLRLGTATAELSQRLGRAPTASELAEELDMDRLEVVEGLVAGSSYNTLSIDSGSGGGDDDVRAIADTLGDVDARLERIENQQALRPLLSALPERERTVVVLRFFESMTQTQIAERIGISQMHVSRLLAKSLARLRDQLQ
- the hglS gene encoding 2-oxoadipate dioxygenase/decarboxylase, with product MSPAKMLPTWRLRARFAAGLSAMYAREVPAYSTLLRVCAQVNHEYAARNPAAERLGSLHRVTAERHGAIRVGSPAELADVADLFAAFGMLPVGYYDLRDAASPIPVVSTAFRPVDAEELARNPFRVFTSMLALRDSRFFSTDLRARVQAFLDRRQLFDPALIAQARSIAADGGADADAAETFVGQAVAAFALSREPIDKSWYDELSRVSAVAADIAATGSTHINHLTPRVLDIDALYRRMSAHGVTMIDAIHGPPRTDGPAVLLRQTSFRALAEPRRFRMRDGTLAEQTVRVRFGEVEARGVALTPKGRGRYDAAMAAPDPAQVWDDYFPSTDAQMAAQQLAYYHRGDPSKPIVYEDFLPTSAAGIFRSNLDRDSEAAAGADESGYTASWMAGAVGRPIYDPDALYETLSREAAS
- a CDS encoding Lrp/AsnC family transcriptional regulator, with amino-acid sequence MGDALDEIDRILVRALVADGRATLSQLAASTGLSVSAVQSRVRRLESRGVVTGYTARINPEAVGQQLSAFVAITPLDPSQPDDAPARLEHIEAIESCHSVAGEESYILLVRVESARALEDLLQRIRTTANVRTRSTIILQTFYSGRQYIP
- the usfY gene encoding protein UsfY — encoded protein: MGDTHHDPIDHCRTTQPHAGITMKDNFFWPGFILLAVALLGAVSTVAAAAYHHYEWLATTGLITALATVAAVLWFMSERRRVLRIEQRWQAAGPDSRSGERTGSTSAE
- a CDS encoding ATP-binding protein, which produces MTAELPGGKHRRGERAVELRVAARLENLAIVRTLVGAIGTFEDLDFDAVADVRLAVDEVCTRLIRSATPDATLVVVVDPRADEVVIEASTTCATFDVVAPGSFSWHVLTSLADDVRTFHDDHRPGAAGGVFGITLTTRRTGSAR
- the amaB gene encoding L-piperidine-6-carboxylate dehydrogenase; its protein translation is MTENPNAPAARLPTADELRTRVLRVFDVIGAAGSAAARLGEPGGQGLPAGTPITGDVLFTVAQTDDADCVISDAAQAFPVWRATPAPVRGALVGRLCELLRTYRNALAGLVTVEVGKITSEALGEVQEMIDVCQFAVGLSRQLYGRTIASERPGHRLLETWHPLGVVGVITAFNFPVAVWAWNTAVALVCGDTVVWKPSELTPLTALACHALAVRAAHDVGAPPQVAGLLLGGRDVGAQLVDDPRVALLSATGSVRMGRQVGPRVAARFGRVLLELGGNNAAIVTPAADLDLAVRAIVFAAAGTCGQRCTTLRRLIVHHSVAEEVVQRIVSAYRQLRIGDPSQQGTLVGPLIHERAYRDMVGALQQAAADGGEVIGGERHLAGLCESAYYVAPAVVRMPAQTAIVATETFAPILYVLTYHDLDEAIALNNAVPQGLSSAIFTTDLREAERFIDGSDCGIVNVNIGTSGAEIGGAFGGEKHTGGGREAGSDAWKTYMRRATNTINYSGEMPLAQGVQFG
- the lat gene encoding L-lysine 6-transaminase, with product MAVVAPVARPVEPGQVQVILARSMLVDGFDLVLDLRRSRGSYLVDARDGRRYLDMFTFVASSALGMNHPALTDDDEFRAELAEAALNKPSNSDVYSVPMARFVETFTRVLGDPALPHLFFIEGGALAVENALKVAFDWKSRHNEARGIDPALGTRVLHLRGAFHGRSGYTLSLTNSGSTAVARFPKFDWPRIDAPCIGPDVDVAAAEAESLRQARAAFEAHPHDIACFIAEPIQGEGGDRHFRPEFFAAMRELCDEYDALLIFDEVQTGCGLTGTAWAYQQFGVLPDVVAFGKKTQVCGVMAGRRVDEVADNVFRVPSRLNSTWGGNLVDMVRARRVLEVIDAEGLFDQASEHGRYLQARLGELAAQFPGLVRHPRGRGLMCAFSLPTRATRDELIRRLWQRQVIVLPSGDDSVRFRPALTVSRADIDVAVAALHAALRDLA
- a CDS encoding phage holin family protein translates to MRHVLLRAAVFLGSWAIGLRVAAWLVPGVSVSAPGFTVAVVVFSAAQAMLSLVLLKLPRAYASLSLGGAGLVLTLAALSLAAVLTEGLHIGGMTSWVAVTVVVWLVTTVGAISVPDALFRGEAAATEESEGKERSGPRGQRG
- a CDS encoding STAS domain-containing protein; its protein translation is MFSPLIAASAAAGADAGFPSRPRHSRTARWTVHRGRSTVLVTAHGELDACNAAQFTEYVHCCAAQCRRLILDLSGVEFFGTAGFSALHMISARCADADVSWTVVPSRAVSRVLQICDPDHLLPTVESVAETVAVAPADPWEQRRLLQLVSQPCEGFGEQA
- a CDS encoding histone deacetylase family protein; protein product: MAQRRTVYATHPRYTDHDFRGHPENADRIRAVWRGLDESGLSARMQSLQPEPVDTGAILAVHSAEYLDMLGRVSALDRITFLDADTYVGPDALTIARLSAGGVVGAVDAVLTGRADNGLAAIRPPGHHAVADRGMGFCLLGNVAIAARHAQTHHDVDRVLIIDYDVHHGNGTEAMFYEDPSVLYISVHQQPLYPGTGAATDIGAGPGAGYTLNIPLPPASGDTGYATVFDRIVSVAAERFGPQLILVSLGFDAYWADPLAGMQLTLSGYSHLAAEVMRIAQRCCAGRVVFALEGGYHPDALRDGVSNVARILLGEPPTDPLGPPPRPRPEPDISAVVSTIQSLHRL